A portion of the Oxynema aestuarii AP17 genome contains these proteins:
- the argC gene encoding N-acetyl-gamma-glutamyl-phosphate reductase, with the protein MGDSTRVKVGIVGASGYGGVQLVRLIADHPHLELVYVGGESSAGKAFSDLYPHMDLATNLTIETVDPETIGDRCDVVFLSLPNGLAWKMTPTLLDKGCKVLDLSADYRFSNLDTYQAWYGGDRTDKEVAATAVYGLPELYRDRIKDAQLVGCPGCYPTASLLALAPLLKQGMIVPESAIIDAKSGTSGGGRKAKVNLLLAEADNSFAAYGVASHRHTPEIEQICSDLAGHEVLVQFTPHLIPMVRGILSTVYANLRDPGLVREDLVTIYTAFYRNCPWVKVLPAGVYPQTKWAMGSNMCYLGVEIDQRTDRAIVMSGIDNLLKGQAGQAIQCLNLMMDWDETLGLPQLGFYP; encoded by the coding sequence ATGGGAGATTCAACACGAGTCAAAGTTGGTATTGTCGGGGCATCCGGTTACGGAGGCGTGCAGTTAGTTCGTTTGATTGCCGACCATCCCCACTTGGAGTTAGTTTACGTGGGTGGCGAAAGCAGCGCGGGGAAAGCTTTTTCGGATTTATACCCTCACATGGATCTCGCCACGAATTTAACGATTGAAACGGTCGATCCCGAGACCATCGGCGATCGCTGTGACGTGGTTTTTCTCTCGTTACCGAACGGATTGGCGTGGAAAATGACGCCGACCTTGCTGGATAAAGGCTGCAAGGTTCTCGATTTGTCCGCCGATTACCGTTTTAGCAATTTAGATACCTATCAAGCCTGGTATGGGGGCGATCGCACCGATAAAGAGGTGGCGGCGACGGCGGTTTACGGCTTGCCGGAATTGTACCGCGATCGCATTAAAGACGCCCAACTCGTCGGCTGTCCCGGTTGCTATCCCACCGCCAGTTTGCTCGCTCTGGCGCCCTTGCTCAAACAAGGGATGATCGTGCCGGAAAGTGCCATTATCGACGCGAAATCGGGAACCTCTGGCGGCGGTCGCAAAGCGAAAGTGAATTTGTTATTAGCGGAAGCAGATAATTCTTTTGCCGCTTACGGCGTTGCCAGCCACCGCCACACGCCAGAAATCGAGCAAATTTGCAGCGATTTGGCCGGACACGAGGTTTTAGTTCAGTTTACGCCCCACTTAATCCCGATGGTGCGGGGGATTTTGTCCACGGTCTACGCCAACTTACGCGATCCCGGCCTGGTTCGGGAGGATTTAGTGACGATTTACACGGCGTTTTACCGCAATTGCCCGTGGGTGAAGGTGCTTCCGGCGGGAGTTTATCCCCAGACCAAATGGGCGATGGGTAGTAATATGTGTTACCTCGGCGTCGAAATCGACCAACGCACCGATCGCGCGATCGTCATGTCAGGGATTGATAACTTGCTCAAAGGTCAAGCGGGGCAGGCGATTCAATGTCTGAATTTGATGATGGATTGGGACGAAACCCTCGGGTTGCCCCAGTTGGGCTTTTATCCGTAG